Proteins encoded by one window of Nocardioides euryhalodurans:
- the carA gene encoding glutamine-hydrolyzing carbamoyl-phosphate synthase small subunit, whose product MSLSAPSAQHAPTPALLVLEDGRTFRGESYGAPGETFGEAVFSTGMTGYQETLTDPSYHRQVVVMTAPHVGNTGMNDEDMESSRIWVSGYVVRDPARIPSSWRSRRTLDDALREQGVVGIAGVDTRALTRHLRERGAMRVGISTTESDPEALLARVRGSGEMAGANLSEAVSTGEAYVVPAVGEKRFTVAAVDLGIKANTPRMMAERGIEVHVLPATATLEHVQAISPDGLFFSNGPGDPAATTAQVELLQGALAAGIPYFGICFGNQLFGRALGFGTYKLKYGHRGINQPVMDRTTGKVEVTAHNHGFAVDAPLEGSTATPHGVATVSHVCLNDDVVEGLELRDEAGALRAFSVQYHPEAAAGPHDAAYLFDRFTDLMEAAR is encoded by the coding sequence GTGTCCCTGTCTGCACCCAGTGCACAGCACGCTCCCACGCCGGCCCTGCTGGTCCTCGAGGACGGCCGCACCTTCCGCGGCGAGTCCTACGGCGCTCCCGGGGAGACCTTCGGCGAAGCGGTCTTCTCCACCGGCATGACCGGCTACCAGGAGACGCTCACCGACCCCAGCTACCACCGCCAGGTGGTCGTGATGACGGCTCCCCACGTCGGCAACACTGGAATGAACGACGAGGACATGGAGTCCTCGCGGATCTGGGTGAGCGGGTACGTCGTCCGCGACCCCGCCCGGATCCCCTCCAGCTGGCGTTCCCGCCGCACCCTCGACGACGCGCTGCGTGAGCAGGGCGTGGTCGGCATCGCGGGGGTCGACACCCGCGCGCTCACCCGTCACCTCCGGGAACGGGGCGCGATGCGGGTCGGGATCTCCACCACCGAGTCCGACCCCGAGGCCCTCCTGGCACGGGTCCGCGGATCCGGCGAGATGGCGGGTGCCAACCTCTCCGAGGCGGTCTCGACGGGGGAGGCGTACGTCGTCCCCGCTGTGGGCGAGAAGCGGTTCACCGTCGCCGCGGTCGACCTCGGCATCAAGGCCAACACCCCGCGGATGATGGCCGAGCGCGGCATCGAGGTGCACGTGCTGCCTGCGACGGCCACGCTCGAGCACGTGCAGGCGATCTCGCCCGACGGGCTGTTCTTCTCCAACGGCCCGGGCGACCCGGCTGCGACGACCGCGCAGGTCGAGCTGCTGCAGGGGGCGCTCGCGGCCGGCATCCCGTACTTCGGGATCTGCTTCGGCAACCAGCTCTTCGGCCGTGCGCTCGGCTTCGGCACCTACAAGCTGAAGTACGGCCACCGCGGGATCAACCAGCCGGTGATGGACCGCACCACCGGCAAGGTCGAGGTGACCGCCCACAACCACGGCTTCGCGGTGGACGCCCCGCTCGAGGGCAGCACCGCGACGCCCCACGGCGTGGCGACCGTCAGCCACGTCTGCCTCAACGACGACGTCGTCGAGGGGCTCGAGCTGCGTGACGAGGCCGGCGCGCTGCGCGCCTTCTCCGTCCAGTACCACCCGGAGGCCGCGGCCGGACCGCACGATGCCGCCTACCTCTTCGACCGGTTCACCGACCTGATGGAGGCCGCCCGATGA
- a CDS encoding amino acid ABC transporter ATP-binding protein, with amino-acid sequence MSDRDVVVRLDGLHKSFGRLEVVRGVDMEVHRGEVVVVFGRSGSGKSTVLRCVNFIDDPSAGSVEVAGIRLEGGHRTRRKREQIRQLRLHVGMVFQQFNLFPNMTVLDNVTCAPRCAGRGTGDEIVERARDLLDRVGLSDKAEEHPIRLSGGQQQRVAIARALAMEPDVMLFDEPTSALDPELTGEVLAVMKSLATEMRMTMIVVTHEMGFAREVADRMAFFHEGRILEQGPPDQLITSPAHPETRAFLDAVL; translated from the coding sequence ATGAGCGACCGCGACGTCGTGGTCCGGCTGGACGGCCTGCACAAGAGCTTCGGGCGGCTGGAGGTCGTCCGTGGCGTGGACATGGAGGTGCACCGCGGCGAGGTGGTCGTGGTCTTCGGACGCTCGGGGTCCGGCAAGTCCACGGTGCTGCGCTGCGTGAACTTCATCGACGACCCCAGCGCGGGATCCGTCGAGGTCGCCGGCATCCGGCTGGAGGGCGGGCACCGGACCCGGCGCAAGCGCGAGCAGATCCGCCAGCTCCGGCTGCACGTCGGGATGGTCTTCCAGCAGTTCAACCTGTTCCCGAACATGACGGTCCTCGACAACGTCACCTGCGCACCGCGCTGCGCCGGACGCGGCACCGGTGACGAGATCGTCGAGCGGGCCCGGGACCTGCTCGACCGGGTCGGCCTGTCCGACAAGGCGGAGGAGCACCCGATCCGGCTCTCCGGCGGCCAGCAGCAGCGGGTGGCGATCGCGCGGGCGCTGGCCATGGAGCCCGACGTGATGCTGTTCGACGAGCCGACCTCGGCCCTCGACCCCGAGCTCACCGGCGAGGTGCTGGCGGTGATGAAGTCGCTCGCCACCGAGATGCGGATGACGATGATCGTGGTGACCCACGAGATGGGCTTCGCCCGCGAGGTCGCGGACCGGATGGCGTTCTTCCACGAGGGCCGGATCCTCGAGCAGGGCCCGCCCGACCAGCTGATCACCTCGCCGGCCCACCCGGAGACGCGCGCCTTCCTGGACGCGGTGCTCTGA
- a CDS encoding amino acid ABC transporter permease, producing MSDVWERVQLASARVPFRVKTGAVWVVLFALLGFFGNAAGFDVQWIRDNIRYILGGLPYTAAIAVGGIALAIVMALLGALARLSRNPVPFAVAGFYVSFFRGTPLIVQMFLIYLALPPVGQNLAEKYTWLPEGFDQALILEAATAGTIALGLNYGAYMTEIFRAGIQSVAGGQGEAADALGMTYGQKMRKVVLPQAFRVIIPPTGNEFIAMMKDTALVSFLGVTAASAEIFRRSQLVGKADFKNLEAYIAVALVYWGLTVLFTFFQTRLEARVGRGYDRAHVARAMQAAGEHGQPHGGGVPG from the coding sequence ATGAGCGACGTCTGGGAACGGGTGCAGCTCGCGTCCGCACGGGTGCCCTTCCGGGTGAAGACCGGCGCCGTCTGGGTCGTGCTCTTCGCGCTGCTGGGCTTCTTCGGCAACGCCGCCGGCTTCGACGTGCAGTGGATCCGCGACAACATCCGCTACATCCTCGGCGGGCTGCCCTACACGGCCGCCATCGCCGTGGGCGGCATCGCGCTCGCGATCGTGATGGCGCTGCTCGGCGCCCTGGCGCGGCTCTCGCGCAACCCGGTCCCGTTCGCCGTCGCCGGGTTCTACGTCTCGTTCTTCCGGGGCACGCCGCTGATCGTGCAGATGTTCCTGATCTACCTGGCGCTGCCCCCGGTCGGGCAGAACCTCGCCGAGAAGTACACCTGGCTGCCCGAGGGCTTCGACCAGGCGCTGATCCTCGAGGCCGCGACCGCCGGCACCATCGCCCTCGGCCTCAACTACGGCGCCTACATGACCGAGATCTTCCGGGCCGGCATCCAGTCGGTCGCGGGCGGCCAGGGCGAGGCCGCCGACGCGCTCGGGATGACGTACGGCCAGAAGATGCGCAAGGTGGTGCTGCCGCAGGCGTTCCGGGTGATCATCCCGCCGACCGGCAACGAGTTCATCGCGATGATGAAGGACACCGCCCTGGTGTCGTTCCTCGGGGTGACCGCGGCCAGCGCCGAGATCTTCCGCCGCTCCCAGCTGGTCGGCAAGGCGGACTTCAAGAACCTCGAGGCCTACATCGCCGTCGCCCTCGTCTACTGGGGCCTCACCGTGCTGTTCACGTTCTTCCAGACCCGGCTCGAGGCTCGCGTGGGCCGGGGCTACGACCGTGCCCACGTGGCGCGGGCGATGCAGGCGGCCGGCGAGCACGGCCAGCCGCACGGCGGCGGAGTGCCGGGATGA
- a CDS encoding transporter substrate-binding domain-containing protein: MRTRFLLGTALTALLFPMLAACGGDSADDSGGDEPAASGEGVCAGETTDLLAEICEEGVLTVSTDPAYPPQSRLNEQTGDYEGFDIDVATEIASRLGVEVAWETPAWDVITAGSWNGRWDTTVGSMTPTNDRQEVLFFTEPYNYVPAVVVVGADNDDVSDISTDLDGAAIGVCTGCTYDQFLNKELDIEGYTFDFVIDDAEVSGYDTDTTALQDLANGRLDAVITSVTTAQGYIDEGNPVKIVGEPVFNEPLAVGFDRSADPSSESLYEAVDGIVAEMHEDGTLSALAEEWYGLDTTKQE, from the coding sequence ATGCGCACCCGTTTCCTCCTCGGCACCGCGCTCACGGCGCTCCTCTTCCCGATGCTGGCCGCCTGTGGCGGCGACAGCGCCGACGACTCCGGCGGCGACGAGCCTGCCGCGTCGGGCGAGGGCGTGTGTGCGGGCGAGACCACCGACCTCCTCGCCGAGATCTGCGAGGAGGGGGTGCTCACGGTCTCCACGGACCCGGCGTACCCGCCGCAGTCCCGGCTGAACGAGCAGACAGGTGACTACGAGGGCTTCGACATCGACGTCGCCACCGAGATCGCCAGCCGGCTCGGCGTCGAGGTCGCGTGGGAGACCCCCGCGTGGGACGTGATCACCGCCGGCAGCTGGAACGGTCGCTGGGACACGACGGTGGGCTCGATGACGCCCACCAACGACCGGCAGGAGGTGCTCTTCTTCACCGAGCCCTACAACTACGTCCCTGCCGTGGTCGTGGTCGGGGCCGACAACGACGACGTCTCCGACATCAGCACCGACCTCGACGGCGCGGCCATCGGGGTCTGCACCGGGTGCACCTACGACCAGTTCCTCAACAAGGAGCTCGACATCGAGGGCTACACCTTCGACTTCGTCATCGACGACGCCGAGGTCTCCGGCTACGACACCGACACCACCGCGCTGCAGGACCTCGCCAACGGTCGGCTCGACGCGGTGATCACCTCGGTCACGACCGCGCAGGGCTACATCGACGAGGGGAACCCCGTGAAGATCGTGGGGGAGCCGGTCTTCAACGAACCCCTCGCGGTGGGCTTCGACCGGAGCGCCGACCCGTCCTCGGAGAGCCTCTACGAGGCGGTCGACGGGATCGTCGCCGAGATGCACGAGGACGGCACCCTCTCCGCCCTGGCGGAGGAGTGGTACGGCCTCGACACCACCAAGCAGGAGTGA
- the aqpZ gene encoding aquaporin Z, with product MTQRLGAEFLGTFWLVFGGCGTAVLAAGVPDVGVGYLGVAIAFGLTVLTMAYAVGHVSGGHFNPAVTVGLAAARRFAWKDVPSYVITQVAAAVAAAAVLWVVADGVAGFSAEESGFATNGYGDRSPGGYSLLSVLVIEVLLTAFFLYIILGATDTRAPKGFAPIAIGLGLTLIHLISIPVSNTSVNPARSTGPALFAGPDPILQLWAFWLAPLIGGAVAGITYALLLGGEDAAPLTEATEA from the coding sequence GTGACGCAGCGACTGGGAGCCGAGTTCCTCGGCACGTTCTGGCTGGTCTTCGGGGGGTGTGGCACCGCGGTCCTGGCTGCCGGGGTGCCGGACGTCGGCGTCGGGTACCTCGGCGTGGCGATCGCCTTCGGCCTCACGGTGCTGACGATGGCCTACGCCGTCGGCCACGTCAGCGGCGGGCACTTCAACCCGGCGGTCACCGTCGGGCTCGCCGCGGCGCGCCGCTTCGCCTGGAAGGACGTGCCGTCCTACGTGATCACGCAGGTGGCCGCGGCCGTCGCCGCGGCCGCGGTGCTGTGGGTGGTCGCCGACGGGGTGGCCGGCTTCAGCGCCGAGGAGTCGGGCTTCGCCACCAACGGCTACGGCGACCGCTCGCCGGGCGGCTACTCGCTCCTGTCGGTGCTGGTCATCGAGGTCCTGCTCACCGCGTTCTTCCTCTACATCATCTTGGGCGCCACCGACACCCGTGCTCCCAAGGGCTTCGCCCCGATCGCGATCGGCCTGGGGCTCACCCTGATCCACCTGATCAGCATCCCGGTGAGCAACACCTCGGTGAACCCGGCCCGGTCCACCGGCCCCGCCCTCTTCGCCGGTCCTGACCCGATCCTGCAGCTGTGGGCGTTCTGGCTGGCTCCCCTGATCGGTGGGGCCGTCGCCGGGATCACGTACGCGTTGTTGCTCGGCGGCGAGGACGCTGCGCCGCTGACCGAGGCCACCGAGGCCTGA
- a CDS encoding ATP-binding cassette domain-containing protein, translated as MTAPLQPLVVSDLTVGFRDRTVLRGVDLLAQPGRRIGLVGENGVGKSTLLRAVAGRLPSRAVVTGTIEAPADLVHLGQEPPFPDGATVAEVLEATLRPLRQAVRDVEELAARLPGAEEAYAARLDWALAQDAWDADRRAEVAAHRLGLERIDPGRRVGTLSGGQRTRLALATMMTTRPTCLLLDEPTNHLDDEAIDLLSGFLRDLPGVVLLASHDRVLLDDVATDLVDLDPTVDTADGRGSRRFGGGWSAYEAHRREARRRWEETWEAQQEELGRLRAATRIGAGAIAHGRGPRDNDKFVHAFKGARVDQALARRKKQAHRQLEVAEREQVRKPPVPLRLRTPLTGSGATGRIALVRDLHVAGRLHLDRLDLAAGEHLLVTGANGAGKSTLLGVLAGRLAPTTGTVQVAARRVAELAQDVSFADPRLGAERTYRREAGDEVADLAPLQSLGLLHPRDLGRPVGLLSVGQRRRLALAVAVAAAPDLLLLDEPTNHVSLALAGELEEALAASPGAVVVATHDRWLRRRWDGGVVPLSPASAP; from the coding sequence ATGACCGCACCCCTGCAGCCCCTCGTCGTCTCCGACCTCACCGTCGGCTTCCGTGACCGCACCGTCCTGCGCGGCGTCGACCTGCTCGCCCAGCCCGGGCGGCGGATCGGCCTCGTGGGGGAGAACGGCGTCGGCAAGTCCACCCTGCTCCGCGCCGTGGCCGGGCGACTCCCGTCGCGGGCGGTCGTCACCGGGACGATCGAGGCACCGGCAGACCTCGTGCACCTCGGGCAGGAGCCCCCGTTCCCGGACGGGGCGACCGTGGCGGAGGTCCTGGAGGCGACCCTCCGGCCGCTGAGGCAGGCGGTGCGCGACGTGGAGGAGCTCGCGGCACGACTCCCCGGTGCCGAGGAGGCGTACGCCGCCCGGCTCGACTGGGCGCTGGCCCAGGACGCCTGGGACGCCGACCGGCGCGCCGAGGTGGCCGCCCACCGGCTCGGCCTCGAACGGATCGACCCCGGTCGCCGGGTGGGCACGCTGTCAGGAGGACAGCGGACACGGCTCGCGCTGGCCACGATGATGACGACCCGGCCGACCTGCCTGCTGCTCGACGAGCCCACCAACCACCTCGACGACGAGGCGATCGACCTGCTCTCCGGCTTCCTGCGCGACCTGCCCGGTGTGGTGCTCCTCGCAAGCCACGACCGGGTGCTGCTCGACGACGTCGCGACCGACCTCGTCGACCTCGACCCGACCGTCGACACGGCGGACGGCCGGGGGAGTCGCAGGTTCGGCGGCGGGTGGAGCGCGTACGAGGCTCACCGGCGGGAGGCCCGACGGCGGTGGGAGGAGACCTGGGAGGCGCAGCAGGAGGAGCTCGGCCGGCTCCGCGCCGCCACCCGCATCGGCGCCGGGGCGATCGCCCACGGCCGGGGACCACGCGACAACGACAAGTTCGTCCACGCCTTCAAGGGAGCGCGCGTCGACCAGGCGCTGGCCCGTCGGAAGAAGCAGGCTCACCGCCAGCTCGAGGTCGCCGAGCGGGAGCAGGTGCGCAAGCCGCCCGTACCCCTCCGGCTCCGGACACCGCTGACCGGGTCAGGAGCGACCGGGCGGATCGCCCTGGTCCGCGACCTCCACGTGGCCGGCCGGCTTCACTTGGACCGGCTCGACCTCGCCGCCGGTGAGCACCTGCTGGTCACCGGTGCCAACGGTGCGGGCAAGTCCACCCTGCTCGGCGTGCTCGCCGGGCGGCTGGCCCCCACGACGGGCACCGTGCAGGTGGCAGCACGTCGGGTGGCCGAGCTCGCCCAGGACGTGTCCTTCGCCGACCCGCGCCTCGGAGCCGAGCGGACCTACCGGCGGGAGGCGGGTGACGAGGTCGCGGACCTCGCGCCGCTGCAGTCGCTCGGGCTGCTGCATCCCCGCGACCTGGGGCGACCCGTCGGACTGCTCTCGGTCGGCCAGCGACGCCGGCTGGCGCTGGCGGTCGCGGTCGCCGCGGCGCCGGACCTGCTGCTGCTCGACGAGCCGACCAACCACGTCTCCCTGGCGCTGGCCGGGGAGCTGGAGGAGGCCCTGGCGGCCAGCCCCGGGGCGGTCGTCGTGGCCACCCACGACCGGTGGCTGCGCCGCCGCTGGGACGGGGGAGTGGTCCCGCTCAGCCCCGCGAGTGCACCCTGA
- a CDS encoding isochorismatase family protein, whose amino-acid sequence MSQPDARPVADALVMVDVQRGLVSGPHAVGGAEPFLDRVSAVLRAARAAGATVVHLQDEGTDEGSLIPRGSVGWELALPVRQDEVVVQKARDDGFDSTDLEATLRRAGATRLCLVGIQSEMCVAGTARGALARGYTVVLPRDTHTTYDVPADGAAPAVPARLVARVAEWSLGDGVVAPDRASEVEFVGAQG is encoded by the coding sequence GTGAGCCAGCCCGACGCCCGCCCGGTCGCCGATGCGCTCGTCATGGTCGACGTCCAGCGCGGGCTCGTCTCCGGGCCGCACGCTGTCGGGGGCGCCGAGCCCTTCCTCGACCGTGTCTCCGCGGTGCTGCGCGCCGCCAGGGCCGCCGGCGCGACGGTCGTCCACCTGCAGGACGAAGGCACCGACGAGGGTTCCCTGATCCCGAGGGGGTCGGTCGGCTGGGAGCTGGCCCTGCCGGTGCGCCAGGACGAGGTGGTGGTGCAGAAGGCCCGCGACGACGGCTTCGACAGCACCGACCTCGAGGCGACCCTCCGACGAGCGGGCGCGACCCGGCTGTGCCTGGTCGGGATCCAGTCGGAGATGTGTGTCGCGGGCACGGCTCGCGGGGCCCTGGCCCGCGGCTACACCGTCGTGCTGCCGCGCGACACGCACACGACGTACGACGTCCCCGCCGACGGCGCCGCTCCGGCGGTGCCGGCGCGCCTCGTGGCCCGGGTCGCCGAGTGGTCGTTGGGTGACGGCGTGGTGGCACCGGACCGGGCCTCGGAGGTGGAGTTCGTCGGGGCACAGGGCTGA